The genomic interval CCCCCGAGTTCTGTTCCACATACTCCCGGCGCGGTGCTTCATTTTCAGCTGAAAAAACGAGTCCCAGCACATTCATTTCCACCTTCGTCAGCGGATATCCCTCACACCCTTTAGTAAGCGTTTTATTCCAAGCCGCTTGGCTGTAATACGAGCCAAACCACCACTTACCCTCTTTGATGAGTTTATTAGATACCGTACAGACAAAATACTCTCCCGGCTTGGCTTTTTTAGGAATGCCGCGGTCGCGATACATCGAAACCAGAGTTGCCAAATCCAACTCATGCAGATTCGAAGGGTATCGAAAATATGTTTCCGGCTGTTTTTCCATCACACTTTAAGGTAGAAAACTGGAACCGAATTATCATTTTTTTTTGCAGGACGTGAGATGCGTGACGACCGTTGCCAAACATTTCACATCCCCCTCTATATTGCTATCCCTTTTCAGCAATTAGCTGCTTGGCAATATCCATGTTCACATCTTCGGGATCAAAATCGTCGGGGAGGCTAATGTTCGTCTTGCCAAATTTAATATACGGACCATACCGCCCGTTCATCACACGTACCTTTTTGTTTTCTTCGGGATGCTTCCCAAGATCTTTAATAACTTTTTTGTTTTTTGATGATCGTTTTTTCTTCTGCTCCAGTAGGTCCAGAGCACGATCTAAAGTTACATCGAGTACGTGATCGTTCTTTTTGAGCGATGCAAAAGTTCCGTCATGCACTACAAAAGGCCCATACCGGCCAACCCCGGCACGTACCACTTCTCCAGTATCGGGATGTTCGCCCAGCGGACGCGGGAGTTCCAGCAGGCGCAGTGCCAGATCTACATCCACATCTTCGGGCTTCATATCATCAAGCAACGAAGCACGGTCAGGCTTTTTGTTGTCGTCCGTTACTTCCCCAACCTGTACATAAGGACCGTATCGTCCATTCAACACAAAGATAGGCTCTCCGGTATCAGGATGCTGACCTATAGACTGCGGTCCCTTTTCTTCGGCCTCAATAAGTTCCTCAAGTTTTTCAACCGTTATATCACTGGGCTTCCAGCTCTCAGGGATAGAAGTAGTCAGTTCTTCGCCCTCTACTTCCTTTTTGATGTAGGGACCGTACCGACCCACTAGAATATTAATCCCATTTAGTCCCGGCAGCGGCAAATTGAGCTGTCGTGCATCATCGGGATCAATCTCATCTTCTTGCTCATCGACTTTTGCCTTTAGGCCTTTTTCACCCTTGTAATACTCACTTAAATATTGATCAGTATCAAGCTCACCGTGGGCAATTTGGTCTAGCTTTGCTTCCATCTGGGATGTAAAATCACTGTCCACTACATCATGCAAGTTCTCTTCCAGAAGCTCCGTTACGGCAAAGGCTGTAAAAGTAGGAATCAGCGTCTTGCCGTCGGCCTCAGCATAACCCCGATTTTGAATCGTACTTATGATAGATGCATAGGTACTGGGTCGGCCCACGCCTTGTTTTTCGAGCTCTTTCACCAGTGTCGCTTCTGTAAATCTTGAAGGAGGCTGTGTCTCGTGAGAGGTTGGCTCGATACCTTCTTCGGTAACTTCTTCTCCTTCGGCAAGCTTCGGTAAAAATCGTTCTTGATTTGCTAGTGCCGCATTCGGGTCATCACTGCCTTCTACATACGCACGGAAGAAACCCGGAAAGATGATTTCTTTTCCACTTGTTTTAAATTCAGCTACTTTGCCATCGGCATCAGCCTTAATAGTCACGTTAGTAAACTCCAACTCGGCTTTGGCCATCTGGGTAGCTATGGTACGCTTCCAGATTAGATCATACAGCTTAAACTGGTCACCGTATAAACCGGCCTCTTGAGGTTTCTTAAAATAACTGCCCGCCGGACGGATGGCCTCATGGGCCTCCTGTGCTGCTTTTTGTCCGCCGTAATTTCGCGGACGATCAAATAAATATTTTTTGCCGTATTCATCTTTTACCGCATTCCGGGCTGCGTTAATGGCCTGTCCCGAGAGTCGCGCCGAATCGGTACGCATGTAAGTAATATGACCATTTTCATACAGTTTTTGTGCCACACCCATCGTCCGCTTGGCCGAAAAGTTCAGCTTGCGGTTCGCTTCCTGCTGTAGAGTAGAAGTAATAAAAGCCGCTGACGGATTTCGTTTGCGACGATTTTTCTTTACTTCTGATACTTCCCATTCTGCTCCATTTAAATCATCACGCAATTCTGAAGCTGAATCATCATCCAGCAATACCACCTTTTCCGGTTTCTTAAGCTTGCCGGTGTTTTCATCAAAGTCTTTGCCAGAAGCCAAACGCTTTCCATCAAGACGCGTAAGATCAGCCTCAAAGATATCAGACTCGTTTAATTTGTGCAGCTTCGCTTTTAAGTCCCAGTAGCGGGCAGAACGAAATTTCATGCGTTCGCGCTCCCGCTCTACTAAAAACCGTACGGCCACCGACTGCACACGTCCCGCCGAAAGGCCGGGTGCAATTTTCTTCCACAGCAGTGGCGAAATAGTATATCCTGCAAGACGGTCGATAATACGTCGTGCTTCTTGCGCGTTCACCAGGTTGATATCAATATCCCGAAAATGATTAAGTGACTCTTTGATAGCCTCTTCGGTAATTTCTCGAAAGACCATCCGCTTAACGGGTACATCGGGCTTTAAAATTTCGGTGAGATGCCACGATATGGCTTCACCTTCGCGGTCTTCATCAGTAGCAAGAATTAGTTCATCCGAATCTTTGAGCTCTTTTTTAAGTCGGCGTACAACCTTCTTTTTACCGGATGGAATAACGTAGAGCGGCTCAAATCCGTCATCGGTATTCACTCCCAGGTTTGACCACTCTTCACCTTTAAATTTCTTAGGCACTTCTTTGGCATTCGCCGGTAAATCACGAATATGTCCCATCGACGAATCGATCACATAATCGTCCGGCAAATACTTTTTGAGGGTCTTAATTTTTGTGGGTGACTCTACAATTACAAGAGACTTCATATAATAACTTTTCTACAAATTCTTGATCACTTCTTTGAGCTCTTCAGCGTGATCGTTGGTATTAACTTTTTCAATAATTGCTTGTACAGTACCATCGGTACCTATTACATAAGCCGAACGGCTGGGCGCCTGATATTCGTTACCAAACATCTGTTTATCAACAATAGAATCGGTTGCTTCGGCAAACTTATATTCTGGATCGGAGGCCAATATATAGTTAATATCAAGCTTCTCGGCGTAATTCTTGTGCGAGCCGCAGCTGTCTTTACTAACAGCTACCAGGTTGTACTCGCGCTCATCAAACCAGTCCGCCTGATCTGCCAAACTTTTATTTTGCTTGTCGCAACCTGAGGTATTATTCCGCATATACACCGAAACAATTGTGGGACGATCCAGCAATTCAGAAAAAGTAACCGTCTGCTCAGTGCCGTCCTTCACGATATCCAGCGCAAAATCGGTATCTATTTGTGTTCCTTGCTTTACCATATTGTTTTTTAAAATCCTGGCTTATTAATGTTTCACGATTTGTATTAACTATACTACAACCCAAAATCGTTCATCTCATTCGATGTTTATTCTTTTATAATAAAATGATCCGCAGGATACTGCAATAAATCTTTTGATTGCCGAAGGTACGGTCTGTAATTGAAGATTAGATGAAGGCGGAAGCCATAAAATGTAAGACGGCGGAAGTAAGATAGCGGGTAAACGCAATATCTAAAAAATCAATTTGCAAGTATTATAGAGCAACAACATCCTATTTATGAATAACCATTCATGAAATTAACCATCTGCTCTTATATATCACTTTCCGCAATAGTTTAGCTCTCCAATTGCGCCATGCGGCTGTATCTATACCATCTAAGTATTGCTTGCTGATAAAATACGTAGCAATTCATTGTTATTTCTGATTTATTCCTACATAACGGCATTAAATCATTACCATTTCCTGCCTGATATTCCTTATTTTCTTGAACAATCACATATAGTGTGGCCGTTAAAATTATCACTCACCCAGAAGATTAAAATTTATGTCAGACCGATTCGAATTTAATACTCAGGATATTGACTCTACTGAAGAACTCCATCAGCAAATGGAAGAAGCCTGTGATTTGATGGAATCTATTTATGAGGATGGTGAATATCCGAAGGTGTTAGTTAAACGTTCGTGGTCAAAACACAATCCCATTATCACCGGAGAAATGGCCAAGCCTAAGGCCTACCGCTGGTACCTGCTGCGGGAGCTAAAAAAATTGGGTGAGAAAGGAGCTCAAATTAAGGTGATACCCTCACGCGAACGCCGCCCGCTCAACGATCCGGAACTGCTCGAAAACACTGACGAGGACGACTGGGATATCACCCAGAAGAAACTCTTTCTCTTTAGTCCTGAACGTATTGAAATTTCGCTGAACCGGCTCAGTCATTACACTGGCACCGATCCCGAAGATTTTCAACGCTATATCCTGTTTACCAATTACGATATGCACGTAGAAGAGTTTTTGAAAAAATATCCTGACTGTGTAAAGCCGAGTCGGGGCGGCGTACAAATGCCGGCCTTTCATCACAAGTTACCCAATAATAAAGGCGTAACCCTTATCAATATTGGCGTAGGACCCTCAAATGCTAAAACTATTACTGATCACGTGGCTGTACTGCGTCCCGATGCCATGATTATGGTCGGCCACTGTGGCGGGCTCCGTAATCACCAAGCCATTGGCGACTTTGTATTAGCTACCGGATTTATGCGTGCCGACGGGGTGCTTGATGAGATTCTACCGCTCAACATCCCCATCACACCCAACTACCTGCTTAATGTATATCTGAAGGAAGTACTCGATTCTTATAATCGTGATCATCGGCTAGGCACAGTATATAGTACCAACAATCGTAACTGGGAGTTCGTCAAAGGACGGACTGTCGAACAAATCCATATGAGCCGCAGTATCGCTGTGGATATGGAATCGGCTACCGTAGCCACCAACGGCTACCGATATCGTATCCCCAATGCTACGCTGCTCTGCGTGAGCGATAAGCCCCTGCACGGCAAACCCAAGCTCAGTGATGAGGCACAAAATTTTTATGAAGACTCCAAGCAAATGCACTTGGATATCGTGCTTGAAGCCCTGGATATTTGCAAAGAAAGCTATCCGGAAGGATTGCCCAACGCCAGCATCCGCGCAATGAATGAACCCCTTATGGGTGGACCTGATGAGGATAGCTAAACATACTTCTGTCGAAATGGACAAAAAAATAAGATATTAAATTCTGTTTGGTTCCCTCTTATAACACCCCTCACTTGTGTAATCAGTATCTGTGTTTTGCTTTTTTGGCCCGGATCCGCCAAATACATCATGGTATTTTTATTACTAGGCTTAACACCAGGTTTAATGTCTAATTTTCACAGGGAAAAACAGTTTGAAACACCTTATTTCACTATTAACATGGTCACTTTAATATTGGTTATCATCTTTGTGTATTTTGCATTACAAGGATGAAATGTACAGGTACTAGAGTGTGCTTGTGCCAATAGGTTCCCAGAGCAAACTCCTTATTATTCTGATTATCAGAATGCAGAGATGCTTATTTAGCATGTAAACAAAAATAATACCCGGGAATAATGAAATTACTTTCCAATAATACGCTTCGTATTGTATCAGGTATTTTTATGATTACTGCCGTTTTACTTACTTTCGCCAATTTTGCTAATATGATTCTAATTTACATTATTGGCGGAACGGGATTATTTTTATTTGGCATATATTTGCTCAAGACTGATAAGAGCAAATATAAGTCAAAGCTTGCTCCATACCTTCTGGGTATTACTGCCATAATAATTTATTTGGTAATAATGACTTTATAGATAACAATTTCCTTTCAAATTTATTTCTAACCCTGGTTAACTTTAATATAGCCGGGGTTTTTATTTAATGCCTACCCTTTCCACCTCATTATCCCCCTCATGATGTTACACCTAAAACAACAATACTTTACTGTTTAACAACAAAAATTTATTGTTATTCAATAATATTTTTTATTATTTACCGGTGAACATCAAGAAATAATTGACATTTATGGCTTGGAAATGGTTTAAAAACGACTGGAGCATTGCCGGATTCCTGCTCTTTTGTGCTCAGTTTGCGTGGGCGATGTACCTCCTCTCGTTTATAGTGTACTCGGCACTGTTTCTATTGGGAACACTATTAGGGTCTGGAATATTTGCTCCTTTTGATCTGCCGGCCCAGTTTAAAATCCAAGACTTTACAAAAGTAGTTGCCAATAGCAAGACCATGGATATCTTTGGAAGTCCTATAGTGGAACTAGATGTCAGTACACTTGGCACTGAGATCCAACGCACGTGGACCACTTCTTTAGCAAGTGTAATGATCCTCGGTCTCAATGGGATTATCCTGTATGGACTTACCTTACTCAAGCGAATTTTACAAAGCCTCCAACGGGAACAACCCTGGAGCAAACAGAATTCAAAAAACTTACGAATAATCGGCTATTTGATGGTGCTTGCAGTCCCCTATAAGTACGGTATCGGCTGGCTTTCCTATTTGACCATTCAGCAAGTTCAACTGCCGGAAAATATCTCCCTGTTCTGGCCACCCATTGCATGGGAACTGGGACTAGCCGGGCTCGCGGTTCTGCTGGTCGCCTACATTTTTGAGGAAGGCACACGGCTGTATGAGGAACAAAAGCTTACAGTATAACCATGGCTATAAAAGTAAATTTGGATTTGATGCTGGTAAAGCGCGACATGACGCTGACCGAGCTTTCTGAGGAAGTCGGCGTTACGATTTCCAATCTCTCAATCCTAAAAACGGGAAAAGCCAAGGCCGTACGATTTTCGACACTCAACGCTATCTGCGAAGCACTGGATTGCCAGCCAGGCGATATTTTGGAATACGAGACAGACACCAATGATGAGAGGTGAAACACAAACGCATTGGACCTTATTCCTCGGCAATATATTTTCAATTCACGCTTTATGTCTATTCGTTCTATCACTGAAACCTGAATAAAGAACAGTCGTACACAACGATCAAATACTAATTACATACCAAAAAGTTATGATGCTAAAGGCTCAGAACGTCACTAAGACTTTTAAAAAATCAGGAGGCAATGCTTTTAGGCTGCAAATCGACGAGCTGGAGATATCGGAAGGCAGCTTTACGGCTATCCTCGGCCCCAACGGCTCTGGTAAGTCAACTTTTCTAAAAACCATTCTCAACCTTTTGTTTGCCGATACCGGCCAAATTTCTCTGCTTGGCACCAGCCACAAAAACAAGGAGTCACGATCGAAAGTGAGCTATCTTCCTGAAAATTTTTCTTTCCCGAAAAATTTAACTGTAGAGCAAATGCTCCATACGTTTGCAAATCTCAAGGATAATAACCCCGATGACCTTGATGCAAAGATTGCTGAACTGGCCGAGGCCTTTAACGTTGATTACCTGGACAAAAAGATCAAAAAGCTCTCCAAAGGGATGACCCAAACAGTGGCATTGATGCATACCTTTTTGTCTGATGATAAGTTCTATATTCTCGACGAGCCCTTTAACGGACTCGATGCGGTACAAAAAAAGGCTATTATGGATTACATCTTCCATCTACAGGCTGAACACAAGATCTCTATTCTTATCACTACACATATCCTCTCGGATATCGACAAAACCTGTGATACGCTCCATCTTATAAAAGACGGAGAAATCATTAACACGGCATCTAAAACCGAGATCCAAGGAGAATTCGGATCTGTTGAAGACTACTACTTAAACAATTTTGAACATAAAACTGAGACAACTCCATGATACGCCTTAATCTATACCAACTGTTCAAAAATAAAACGTTATGGGCCTGGCCGGGTTTATTTCTATTGTTTGTGGTCGCTATGTTATACTGGGGTGATATTGGAGCTGCCCAAAATAGCTACTCCTTTACCGTCATATTGGGAGAAGGCGAAATTCCCATGTCCCTCGTTATGTCTCAATTAACGAGTCTGGTCATCCTTATTTGTATCATTGGATTGCCTAACCATTTTTCCAAAAACCTGACACCTGAGCGGGGATCTCTTCTGTTATCAAAACCGATATCACGCAGGGACTTCTTCTTTTCAGACTTTGCTTCGGTATCTGCTGTATTATTCTCTTACACCATTATAAGCATGGTTTTGATGGCCATTCTGCTGGGCGTAAAGGCAGCAATATTTCCTGTTCAGTTTTTCTTGGCACAGCTCTTGTTTTTTCCGCTTTTGATCATGACATACTATATCAGCATCGTTTTATTCCTGATACTCACCGACTCATACTTGGGCGGGGCACTATTGGGATGGATTGTAACAGGGTTCTCTTCGGTATTTCTAAACAGCGACAAAATATTGAGCATGCTTGGCCTTCAATCCGGTTTTGCAAGTACTTTCATGGATATTCTTAGCTATTTGATACCAAGTGCGGGAGGAATACAAAAAATTGTAGGGCAAGTATATGCCGGTGGATTCTCAGCCATCGACGGTGGACTATTAGCCTTTGTGTTGGCCTCATGCCTACCATTCGCATTGTTGAGCTATTATTTACTGCAAAAAAAAGAATTCTAATTTACATAACCGGTAGAATATTTCGTAGTGTCATTGTGCAATGAGTGAGAAGTCAACGATCTATTTCTAATCATTTCGTTTCACTTCCGCCCCTTGCCGGAGGCTAACTTCGAATCAAGTACTGAAACTTTACAAAAAATTGACGACTGGTTTCTTTATAGCCTCGAAATCCACCGGCACCCGACTGGTTGAATTCGGTAATGTAACTGGTTACACCTATATGAAATTTTGTAAATGGATTGGCTTTGTAAGAAACCAATGGGTAGATCTGCAGTTCATCCCTAAAAGAATTATACTCACTGATCAGTCTTGTATATAGCTTAGAGGTAAAATGGTAACGGCTATTCAGCCGATAAATATTACCGCTATAGAAAGTCTGAGGCCCATCCAAATCCGAAAGCGTAGAGTAATTATAATCCATTGTAAGACGAAATCGGGAGGTGGGCTTAATGGTAACATTACCAGAAATACTGTAGCCTTTACCTAATTCAGGATTCGTCGTGCGATTAATATCCCGACCAACTTCAAATCTGCCGCCAAACGAAAAGACATTCCAGGTATTAGAGTTAAAACTGATGGTTAAACGATTAATTTTACGAAACATCTGTCCCCGGAAGCGCTCATCATTCAATGGAAGGTAGCTAATATTAAGGCTGTTCTGTCCATCAAAGGTGTTGCTTAACCGGAGAAAAATATAGCGTTCCTGAAACTTACCTGAGAAATCATATCTCCAGGCACCACTCATACTCAATGATCCCTGAGATAAGAAATCATTGTTGGGGTAATACGAAATACTTTGGTTGCCCTCAAAGATCCGGCGATTTGTTTCATTAACAAATCCTGTTTGCGACTGAAAAGTCGGGGAATACGACCTGTATCCAAGCGAGAAGTTATAATACTTGGCCTCCCTTGCAAACTCAGTGTTTACAAGCAATCCGCTGTATTGTTCTCCGTTAAAAGCAGCGTCAAATGACGTTTCGCCAAAGGTTCGTTGATCATTATGCACAGTCGTATCGTTGAGCTCCTGGGTGCTGGAATAAGCAGTCTGTCCCCGAAAATAATAGTTGTCCGTAAGCAAAAAGTCCCAATCCAGGCTACCCACATAATTAGCTCCATCTATCTGGTTGCGCGTGGTAACCAACCCACCTATGTGAGACTCCTGACCCACATTATACTTTGCCCGTAATATATTGCTGTATGCTCCCTGATCGGACCTTACCTGAGAACTCCGTTCCTTGCCCGGAATAATAAAAGGGGTATTGCGATCGTATGCTGATAGGAATGCAATGCTAAAGTCATCTCCTTTCTGGGTATATTTACCTGCGGCCAAGGGATTATTGATTGTTCTCGAATAATACAAATCTTCGCTGGTACTAAACAGATCAGATCCCCGTACAAAAAACGGTCTCTTCTCAGGGTAAAACAAAGCAAAGGTTTCATTGACACTAATTTGTCCTGCATCTGTTTCTACCTGACTAAAATCCGGATTGATCACCAAATCCAACGAGCTGGTAGAGGTAGGAGAATATGAAATACTCCCACCAACCTTAGGCTGTACCGGACCATTATCAAATCCTGAGTTTGGATCCGACGGATCATTAAGAGCTCCACTCTGTGTAGCCACAGCATAGGGCAAAAGCTCTACTGTGTTGGAACTTTCCACATCTTGCATGTTTACTAACCTTCCGTTTTGGCAGAGCAAACAGGAGTTGTCTATACTCACATCAGTCCATAAAAGTTGATATCGATTATTACGCGGGTAGTTACGGAAAAACTGGATTGACCAATCTTGGAGATTGCGATCGGGAAAATTGATACTTTTAAATGGTATTTTCATCACGGCAGTATAACCGTTTTCGGTGATAGTAGCCTTAGAATACCACAGGGCATCAAAATTCATATCTTCGGAATTTCCCGTCCGTATAGCATCCATCTGTATGCCCAGGGGGTTCACAAAAAACTCATAGGCATTTTGGTTGTTATTGTAGGGATCTAGAAAAACACCGACATAGTCGTCACCGGAAAAATCATCGCGATCTGTTACATTGGCCCGAATACGACCAGGAGAAACATCCTGGCTACTGAATCCCACATACAGATGGGTTTTGCTGTATAACACTTTAACCTCGGTTGTAACGGGGGCTTCTTCTTCGTCATTGGGCTGCATTTGATGCTTAATAAATACTGAAGACGCTTGTTCCCAGGCGGTATGATCAAGATCTGCCGTAACCTCAAAATCCTCATCAATTTGATAAGGGTGTACTTTTGAGACACTGTCGGAGGGGGATTGGGCGTAAGAGTCAGGAAGTACCCCAACTAATAAAACAGCGATTAAAAAAATAAAATGATACTGAAACCGTAATCTCAATATTAAACTGCTGACCTTCTTTTGATCCATGTTCTTTCTGAAAATCTGATTCAATCCTTACAAAATTTGTTCATTCGATTTCAAAACGAATGGGAAAAATAAGGATAAAAGATCACATTTTTTACGATTAAAGAATCATAAAATTGATCAGTAATGCCGTTAAAGATAGCCGCACAAATTCTTTTTTCTGTAAGGATTCCCAACGAAGACAGTCTTACTTATAAACCTAACTACAAGTGAGATGCTATTATGTCTGATCAAGAACAATTCGAAGCGAACAATTTTTTAAAGCGAACGGTAAAAGAAATGAATCCCGATGAGCAGCCACGCGAAAAGCTGATGAACTATGGCAGCGAAAGCCTTTCGGATGCCGAGCTTATGGCCATTCTTCTGCGCACGGGCAGTCGCAAGATGAATGTCATTCAGATGGCACAAGCCCTGCTCGATCAATTCGATGGACTCCGTTATTTGGCTCGCAAAGAATGGCAAGACTTAAAGGTTATTCCAGGCATGGGCAAAGTAAAATCGCTGACGCTGGAGGCCGTTTTTGAGCTTTCGCGCCGTATCCAGATGGCTAGCTTGGGCGAACAGGTGCAAATTACCTCTCCTGAAGATGCCGTTGCCTATTTCGGTCCCAAGCTGCGTGACCTTACCAAAGAGGTGTTCATGGTGGCTTTTCTGAATAATGCCAAAGTGGTAATGGGATACAAGAAAATCAGTTCCGGCGGTGCCACAGCTACTATTGTAGACCCATCTGAAGTCATGCGTCAGGCGGTAATGAATGAAGCTAATAGTATTTTACTGCTGCATAATCATCCCAGCGGCAACAATAGCGAATCGAAGGCAGATATCCAGCTGACAGAACGCATCGCTAAGTCGGGCAAACTACTGGGCATCCCTGTTGATGACCACATCATCATCGCAGGCGACGGCTTCACAAGCTTCCGTTCTAAAGGGTTTATCAATTAAAAATTGTCCAGCTTTCATAAGATTAAACCAATCGAACCGATTTGTTCTTTCTAAGCAGATACTTAAAGCAGAACGTCTATGGGAGCAATTGTAGAAGAAGGAATTGGCAGACAAAGCAGAAAAGATTTCCGCGCTAAACTACTTCATCGCATATAAAGAAGCGCGCGAAACGCACTATTGGTTACGTCTCTTGAGAGATAGTAAATTAATTACTAGTAAAGAAGTAAAATCTATGCTTGATGATTGTTACGAACTAAAATGTATTCTGGGAGCAATACTTACCACACTCAATAAAGAATAAAAGAGATCATTTTTCATTTTCTCATTATTAAGTTTTCATTCCAACCTATTCGATATTCATGCTTCAAAAGTCTTATATTTAGCGGTTATTAATTTCCCGCAAATGCAATGGTATTAGACAATGAAGGAATACTTACGAGAAATAATTCGAGAATCTCTCCAGCAGTTTAATATTGATGACGAAGAAATCCCCGAGATACAGATTGAAAAGCCCAACCAGCCCGAGCACGGCGACGCCGCTGCCAATATTGCCATGAATCTGGCTAGCGTGCTTAAAGACAATCCCCGAAATATCGCCGAGCAGATTGTTGAGGGACTTGAATACAACTCCCAAAAAATTGATGCCGTTGAAATTGCGGGACCAGGCTTTATCAACTTCCGATACGCTGAAAATTACCTTTTTG from Fodinibius salinus carries:
- a CDS encoding AMP nucleosidase, giving the protein MSDRFEFNTQDIDSTEELHQQMEEACDLMESIYEDGEYPKVLVKRSWSKHNPIITGEMAKPKAYRWYLLRELKKLGEKGAQIKVIPSRERRPLNDPELLENTDEDDWDITQKKLFLFSPERIEISLNRLSHYTGTDPEDFQRYILFTNYDMHVEEFLKKYPDCVKPSRGGVQMPAFHHKLPNNKGVTLINIGVGPSNAKTITDHVAVLRPDAMIMVGHCGGLRNHQAIGDFVLATGFMRADGVLDEILPLNIPITPNYLLNVYLKEVLDSYNRDHRLGTVYSTNNRNWEFVKGRTVEQIHMSRSIAVDMESATVATNGYRYRIPNATLLCVSDKPLHGKPKLSDEAQNFYEDSKQMHLDIVLEALDICKESYPEGLPNASIRAMNEPLMGGPDEDS
- a CDS encoding peroxiredoxin — its product is MVKQGTQIDTDFALDIVKDGTEQTVTFSELLDRPTIVSVYMRNNTSGCDKQNKSLADQADWFDEREYNLVAVSKDSCGSHKNYAEKLDINYILASDPEYKFAEATDSIVDKQMFGNEYQAPSRSAYVIGTDGTVQAIIEKVNTNDHAEELKEVIKNL
- a CDS encoding DUF2975 domain-containing protein, translating into MAWKWFKNDWSIAGFLLFCAQFAWAMYLLSFIVYSALFLLGTLLGSGIFAPFDLPAQFKIQDFTKVVANSKTMDIFGSPIVELDVSTLGTEIQRTWTTSLASVMILGLNGIILYGLTLLKRILQSLQREQPWSKQNSKNLRIIGYLMVLAVPYKYGIGWLSYLTIQQVQLPENISLFWPPIAWELGLAGLAVLLVAYIFEEGTRLYEEQKLTV
- the radC gene encoding RadC family protein; this translates as MSDQEQFEANNFLKRTVKEMNPDEQPREKLMNYGSESLSDAELMAILLRTGSRKMNVIQMAQALLDQFDGLRYLARKEWQDLKVIPGMGKVKSLTLEAVFELSRRIQMASLGEQVQITSPEDAVAYFGPKLRDLTKEVFMVAFLNNAKVVMGYKKISSGGATATIVDPSEVMRQAVMNEANSILLLHNHPSGNNSESKADIQLTERIAKSGKLLGIPVDDHIIIAGDGFTSFRSKGFIN
- a CDS encoding ABC transporter ATP-binding protein translates to MMLKAQNVTKTFKKSGGNAFRLQIDELEISEGSFTAILGPNGSGKSTFLKTILNLLFADTGQISLLGTSHKNKESRSKVSYLPENFSFPKNLTVEQMLHTFANLKDNNPDDLDAKIAELAEAFNVDYLDKKIKKLSKGMTQTVALMHTFLSDDKFYILDEPFNGLDAVQKKAIMDYIFHLQAEHKISILITTHILSDIDKTCDTLHLIKDGEIINTASKTEIQGEFGSVEDYYLNNFEHKTETTP
- a CDS encoding carbohydrate binding family 9 domain-containing protein, which produces MDQKKVSSLILRLRFQYHFIFLIAVLLVGVLPDSYAQSPSDSVSKVHPYQIDEDFEVTADLDHTAWEQASSVFIKHQMQPNDEEEAPVTTEVKVLYSKTHLYVGFSSQDVSPGRIRANVTDRDDFSGDDYVGVFLDPYNNNQNAYEFFVNPLGIQMDAIRTGNSEDMNFDALWYSKATITENGYTAVMKIPFKSINFPDRNLQDWSIQFFRNYPRNNRYQLLWTDVSIDNSCLLCQNGRLVNMQDVESSNTVELLPYAVATQSGALNDPSDPNSGFDNGPVQPKVGGSISYSPTSTSSLDLVINPDFSQVETDAGQISVNETFALFYPEKRPFFVRGSDLFSTSEDLYYSRTINNPLAAGKYTQKGDDFSIAFLSAYDRNTPFIIPGKERSSQVRSDQGAYSNILRAKYNVGQESHIGGLVTTRNQIDGANYVGSLDWDFLLTDNYYFRGQTAYSSTQELNDTTVHNDQRTFGETSFDAAFNGEQYSGLLVNTEFAREAKYYNFSLGYRSYSPTFQSQTGFVNETNRRIFEGNQSISYYPNNDFLSQGSLSMSGAWRYDFSGKFQERYIFLRLSNTFDGQNSLNISYLPLNDERFRGQMFRKINRLTISFNSNTWNVFSFGGRFEVGRDINRTTNPELGKGYSISGNVTIKPTSRFRLTMDYNYSTLSDLDGPQTFYSGNIYRLNSRYHFTSKLYTRLISEYNSFRDELQIYPLVSYKANPFTKFHIGVTSYITEFNQSGAGGFRGYKETSRQFFVKFQYLIRS
- the topA gene encoding type I DNA topoisomerase; the encoded protein is MKSLVIVESPTKIKTLKKYLPDDYVIDSSMGHIRDLPANAKEVPKKFKGEEWSNLGVNTDDGFEPLYVIPSGKKKVVRRLKKELKDSDELILATDEDREGEAISWHLTEILKPDVPVKRMVFREITEEAIKESLNHFRDIDINLVNAQEARRIIDRLAGYTISPLLWKKIAPGLSAGRVQSVAVRFLVERERERMKFRSARYWDLKAKLHKLNESDIFEADLTRLDGKRLASGKDFDENTGKLKKPEKVVLLDDDSASELRDDLNGAEWEVSEVKKNRRKRNPSAAFITSTLQQEANRKLNFSAKRTMGVAQKLYENGHITYMRTDSARLSGQAINAARNAVKDEYGKKYLFDRPRNYGGQKAAQEAHEAIRPAGSYFKKPQEAGLYGDQFKLYDLIWKRTIATQMAKAELEFTNVTIKADADGKVAEFKTSGKEIIFPGFFRAYVEGSDDPNAALANQERFLPKLAEGEEVTEEGIEPTSHETQPPSRFTEATLVKELEKQGVGRPSTYASIISTIQNRGYAEADGKTLIPTFTAFAVTELLEENLHDVVDSDFTSQMEAKLDQIAHGELDTDQYLSEYYKGEKGLKAKVDEQEDEIDPDDARQLNLPLPGLNGINILVGRYGPYIKKEVEGEELTTSIPESWKPSDITVEKLEELIEAEEKGPQSIGQHPDTGEPIFVLNGRYGPYVQVGEVTDDNKKPDRASLLDDMKPEDVDVDLALRLLELPRPLGEHPDTGEVVRAGVGRYGPFVVHDGTFASLKKNDHVLDVTLDRALDLLEQKKKRSSKNKKVIKDLGKHPEENKKVRVMNGRYGPYIKFGKTNISLPDDFDPEDVNMDIAKQLIAEKG
- a CDS encoding helix-turn-helix domain-containing protein, whose product is MAIKVNLDLMLVKRDMTLTELSEEVGVTISNLSILKTGKAKAVRFSTLNAICEALDCQPGDILEYETDTNDER